ctaaccggtgggaaccggtccggtttgaccggttaccggtcaaaccggtccggttccggtttcggccggtacccaaccggccaaaattcaaattttaaatttgaattcaaaaaataaaaaattctcaaaaaattcctaaaaatacttcaaggtgtaatgaatctaatggtgtcaaagtttctcaaaaattcattcatttagtatagtttgtgggaatttaaagttaaatcaaaaaaaaaagaaaaaaaaatgggccggcccatgaaggcccaccgaccaaaccggtcaaactggtcggtaaaccggtcaaaccggccggtaaaccggttgcacgggagcttttgaatttcaaaccggtcaaaccgaccggtaaaccggtaaaaccggccggtaaatcgggtcaaaccggccggtaaaccggtcggaaccggttgtatgggagtttttgaatttatttgaatttggatttgaattcaaccggtttccaccggttaccggcctaaccggtccggtaaaccggtaccggagggcggcggttaggccggtccggtcggattTTAAAACCGACGTCCGTCGTCGACCTGATATGATGGCCGGTCGCTGTTTATGTTGCCGCCGAGCAAGAGCAACAAACAAACACACTTACTACTTGTGTTCTGGTCAGCTCTGAATATATTAATTTTGGGTCCATTCACATGATGAATCCGATCGGCCAGATACTAGCTAATTTTACCTGCACTTCCAGGTGCCTCCGTACTGAACTTGCATTGGCAGCTCTGAATCTCTGCTGCAGATGCATATAGCAGATCTGTGGTATGGTGATATAGCAGATATTAATCTAGCTACAGATGATGCAGACATGTAGTAATAAGTACATACGTAGTCGGCTAACAAACTGCAGCTGCACGAAACTTTGATATGATGCAAATGCAATGATTCGCCACCACGGCACTAGATCTGTCTCGTTTGCATCGCATGTCGGCCTGGCCACGAAACCCGCGAGGCAGGGAAGAATCAGTTCATCGCTGCGCCTGCGCTCGCTTTATTTCCTCAGGTGACCCCTGCCTGATCGACCGCTCCATGTATGCATGGGtccgtcgccatcgccggccgcGGAGCAGCACTAGCAGCCGCAGTGGCCAACGGATCCATCGATCCAGTCCACCGGGAAGAGAATACCTGACGTGTGAAAATCAATCAACCCGCGTTCCTGCTCCATCGTTTAGGTTAATTGGCCCATGCCAGTGCCATGACAAGCCAGATTCCCTTCCTCATCTCCATTGAGACCCGCCTGACAGAGGACACCTTTTTCGTTCTTTGCTCTTCCCTTTTCCCATGccatggccttgtttggatccGCAACAAAAGCACGTACGTTTCTCGAaaagagaatctcgcatgcataaagtactaaataaagtctatttgcaaaacttttttagagatgggtgtaacttttcgcgacgaatctaatgacagtaattaatcgatgatttgctacagtaaccatcctctaatcgcgcggtcaaaggtcttattagattcttcagagtcaCTAGCGCGAgagttctgaagttgattttgtaaactggctttatttgacaccgtaattaacggtcaaagtaTCACTATTCACTAAccagaaccaaaccaaacaaggcccatGTACTCCTAAGGCGAGCGAGTGATCCACAGCAATCATGCGTACGCGTgccatcttcttttttttagagaaactttattgatttcaaGAAGTTTCATCAAGGGGATACAACAACTAAATCTTTCCCAACCTATACCAAACAACACACAACCTAAAATAGTCTGAAACATAAAAGAACATACTAGTGACTGTCAATGCTAAGACTAGACTGTCATTTATGTGTTCGGGTAAAAAAATCTTTGGCCACCCCTCCGAGAACGAGATGCCGCAATAAGCACCTCTTTGGAAGTAGGCTATTGAAAGATAGCCCATATACGGAGCCAGTGCGATCATATTACCTGAAAAAAGAAGAGTGTTTGTTCACTACGGAAAAACTCACGTTTGCCGCATGCCTAttggtttgccgagtgcattcCATCGAGCACTCGACAAACAACACATTGCCGTTGCCGCactacttttttttatttttttgccgAGAGTCGActcaacactcggcaaagtgtttgccgagtgtccgacaaaaaacactcggcaaagagttgTTTGCTGTCTAAATCTTTGGCGAGTGAGATATACCGAAGGTGGCACTCGGGTGTTTTTATGGCTAGCAATGGACAAGAATCCTATAGTGGTTCTAAAAGACGTTAGAATTTTTGCGGAGCCAAACAGACCAATACAAGGCTGCCGCTCCTTCAAGAACTAGAGATTTGTAGTATTTTGGTATTCCATTGAGCCAGCTTCCAAGCATATTTGAAATATTGTAAGATTTGCAGAGGCCCTGTGCTGCGTACACTGTAGCCCAAGCCATCAGTGTAAACCAACAATGAAAAATAGATGTTATACCATTTCATTTTTATGACAGAGACAACACTGTTTATTGCTTTGTCAATTTTGTTTTCCAAGATTATCCTTTGTGAGGGTTACACCGCGTTTAAGGTACCAaagaaatattttaattttgagtGGAATTTTcagttttcaaaaatctttatTTATATTTGGAACATTCTGATTGATTAGACCCTGATAATGTGATTTCACCGAAAAACACCCATCGAGTCTAGGTTCCACCTAAATTCATCCTCTTCGTGATCGATTATTCCTCACAAAATACGTGGATGATTGGTTAATTTCCACTTGGTATATATACAAGTAGTAGAACATACCtgaaaaaatatgtatttataTGATTGGTTGTATTTAATAATTAGTGCGCCAGTCGCAATCAGCCCAGCATCATTATCAggacaaacaaacaaagtttatttgcaGCATTCAGCAGATTCAGATTGCTAGTGCTAAGCAACAATGCCCCAGACGTGCAGTGCAGGGGGtatttcaattttttatttCCATTGGCTCCATTCCAAGATCATCCAGACATGACACAAAGTTACAAACCAATAACCACTCCGTATTTACCCACAAAGAATTAATGGAGGAAATAAAGCAGTAGTAACTAATGAAAAGTAAAAACAACCAAGCTATACTAGTTTAGTTAACCTCAAGGTAAGGTAGCTAGCTTGTGCGCTACTGTAACTGCTGCTCCAGTACTACTAGCTAGCTATATAAGAGTAGAAAGCACAGGTGTAGTATAAAGAGACACGCACAGAGATGTGATGGGCAAGAACTGGGGAACAAATTATTGGCGGGCAAAGTGGGCCCCCCAATAAtaaccttctccttcctctagcCCGTCTTGATTGAGTACGTTTCCTGCTCTGGGATCTTTCAGGGTCTCGGTGCCCGTCCAAGCGGCGGACTTGCTTTCACAACCCCATTATCTGCGTGTACCACAGGTCGTCGGCACCGGCGCCCCACATGGTGTCGGCGAGCTCCGGCAACCCCACCATCCCCATGTCGCCGTAGGGGAGAGAGAGACCCGGGGCCAGCAGCGACTCGTCGGACCAGCTGCAAGCTGCAGCCTCCAAGTGCGCCGTCGTCGGGTGGTAGTCTGTTTGTGGTGGGTGGCACAACGTGTCCCACATGGTACCAGTGTTGCTGTAGGAAGAATAGGATCCGTCGTAGCCGCTGGGCGCGCTCTCGCCAAAGGCGGAGGtcgccggtggcgccggcggcgacacgagctgctgctgctgctgctgcgtgccGTCCGTGGGCGTCGACAcggaggacgacgacgcggcCGTGGTGCAGGACAGCTCCACCTCCACGTCGTCGACGGGCCCCGccgggaggtgcggcggcgtggcggtggcACGGGCGTCGTCCCCGATGCGCTCGAGTAGGCGCGGCATCCAGAGGTACCTCATGAGGTCCTTGAACCGCTGGCTGTTGACGTCGCAGTTGAGCTGCCTGGCGTGCTTCTGCACCCGCGTGCGCCAGTAGTTCTTGATCTCGTTGTCGGTGCGGCCGGGCAGGTGCTGAGCGATCTTGGACCAGCGGTTGCCCCAGCGCGAGTGCAGCTCCAGGATGAGCAGCTGCTCCTGCGCCGTGATGCTGCCGCGCCGGAGGTCCGGGCGCAGGTAGTTGAGCCACCGCAGGCGGCAGCTCTTGCCCgtccggcgaagccctgcagcAAGGAGTCATCATCAGTTCAACTTCAATTTGCATTGGTGGCCTGTCGTCTGACAAGATGGACTTGTAGTTGACGATCGATGATGCATACCCGCGCATCGTGCCAGCGCGTTCCAGCGTCCCTCGCCGTGCGCGGCGATGTAGTTGACGAGCAACAGGTCCTCCTCCACCGTCCACGGCCCGCGGCAGAGGTCCCCCGGCGCCACCGACGACTCCTCGTTGCTGCTCATCATCATCTCTCGCTGATCAGGCGCCGCCATCTTCACCAATCGACTATATAGCTCGCCAATCTGGCAGGCAGCAAGCAGGACAACGAAGTGGCAGCTTGAAGCTTCCTTGGAGCTAGCTATGAGCTGCTGGGTATGCGAGGAGTTTGGAGGCAGGATTGTGGTGAAAAGGGCGGGAGAGCCTTGGCTTTTATAGATGATGAGGTACGGTGATGGGTGCCGCGCGTGGACTTGgaaagaagaagcagcagcatgATGTGAGGAGACTGTGGAGAAATTGTTTATGCCACCGCTGCCTGTTGATCATTGAACGTAACTCATTCCAAAAGCCAAAAGCACAGGGGAGATTAATTAGCGATGCTAATCCTTGCGCACACGTCAACTTTGACGGGTGCTTTGACCTCTCGTGCATCTCCTGCCTGCCTGCTGTTTAACGTACATCTTTGTATCTGAAATTCTGAAACCATTTACTTGAAAAGAAATTCTGAAACCATTTACTTGAAAAGAAATAATTTTCTGCTCGGCGTCACTGTAGCAACTAGATGCCAACACCATGTATCAATTAAGTTGTTGTGTTGTGCAACTGAAAACAGCCACAAACTGATGGATGGATGGTCCGCCGCTTCCACACCGGGGGTTGAAATCGGAATGCTGGGGTGGGTGCTCTGTTTGTCAAAGGCGCAGACTCGGGTCTCCCCCTCTGATGCCGATCGCCCATCCAAGTGCATGCTGTCTGTCCTCCTTTAGAAATtcagagctgctgctgctgctgctgcttccttcaCCCTGACCTTGGATCCTTCCGTCGTCCATGGTATTGGATTGGATCGGATCGCATCCAACCGGACGGTCGGTGTGGCGGAGGTCGCCAGCGCCAGCTTGTCCCGGCCATTGTTTTATCTGGATCTCTCTGACTTCTCTGACTGTACGTCTTGTTCCGATCCGGCTGCAGCATCATGCCTACCATCCTAGATCGTCGAGCCTGCTCCATCGTCCATGAAATGGGTGACAAAGGTCAAATTATTCCCTCAACCATCATACGTTGCTGATGGTTGAGGGGTGGGCCGGGTCGTCGCTCGCCGACGATGTCTGCCGCCTCTGTCACCGGGGCATGGGTGGGAATCTACATGCACAGCACGGGAATGGGCCATTCGTCACTCGCTTGTCCAGATTCTTGCAAATGCATGCTACGGTGCAGCACACAAGAACATACTGTAAATGAAGAAGCATAGTGGCATGCATTACCTCTGTTTCACAATGTCCAATAAAAGTGTTTTTTGTCACATCTATGAACATTCAgagcaaaagaaataaagaaaaagcCAGTCATCTGACACACGAGGGAGCATCACTTAAGCCCCACAAAAAAACAATCACACACGTTTGATGAAAAGGGCCTTCTGTCCCGAATTTAAGGACAGGCTCAAGAACATGTTCCTTAAAGCAGCAGCAACATGTTTGTTGATATGATTAGCACTAAACTTAAGACAATGTGTTAGATGTGCTTCCTACGCTGATCATCCCACCTATAGTGTATAGAATAACATTAAAGTTGCTTTCCTTCTTTGTTTCTTCCTTTCGTTCCCTGTGTTCTCTGTTTTGTTTCGATTCGAGTGGAAGTAAACAAGACTTTTCTCCTAACTAATCTCCTATTGTTTATACTAGTACCGCAATGTTTCAAGGGAAAGGAACCAGGGAGAAATATGGCACATGTCGGAAACAAGATGAAGACTACTTAGTGCTAGTAGTATGTTATGTTCACCCTTGTCGAAACTTGCTAGTAGCTTCTTGTCACACAAGGATAGAACATATTCCCAGCATTAGTCTCCTCAGGGATTCCCGAAGCTGAATTAAAGTTTGCTTTGGTCTCTCCAAAGAGCATTACACAGCAGTACAGTTTGCAGACTCATCAGAATATATTCAACTCAACTAGTAGAGGGCTTGGGACTGCAGCATAAGGATTTAGTGCCTGGTCTTTTCATCTTCTAGTTAGTCACCATCATGCTATCTTTACCTTTAAAACGTTGGAGTTACCTTTGCAAGAAACTTCCTGTTCCCACTTTCACCACCATGTTTCAAGTTCCCATGCTAAAGCAATGTAAGGCTTCTACATGACGGcaagttttttttaatatataaaCAGATTTAACACCATGTGGTTGAATAGGGATCGATCTATATTCTATACTTTGCATCAAAGCATCTTAGTTACTCTTGTTGTAAGAAACGGAAGAGCAAGTGATTACATGGTTGGGATTCCATATTCTGAATAAATCAAAAAGGAACTCTTTGGGTTGGAAAGTTTAGCACTACTAAGCAAGCATCAACCTGGCCTAATTAGTATTCTGATGCTTACGCAGTCTGAAAAGTCGCATGCTAATTGCGGCGAAACTTAAGCAAACATCAGTCTGGTACATATTCTAATAAAAAGCATTAGCAGAGGCAACAAGTGTACTAACACTACCAATTTCTTGGTGAACTCCTAGCTTACGTTATCATCGATAATACCCAAACGAACAGAAACAAAAAACGTTTAGAGTACTTTCTAGCCTGCTCATACATGACCTATATAGTGAATTATCCCTATTCTCTATCTACTCGTTTGCATTCTTAgtaaggaaaaaggaaaacagaACTTGAACTTGTCTCGTAAAGCACTACTGGTGGTTGCTACTGCGTCAAGGGCTGACAAGGAACAGCAGAGGGGGATGGACTCAACATTCTTGCTTTTTTTTCCCTTCCTTTTTTTAAGCGGCCGGCAGCAAAGAGCAAACACTGCCTGGCGTGCATTGTGTGTCCTGACGAATTTAGAAGAAATAGAATGCTAACAGTGGTGGACCTAGAATAATTGTTAGGAGGGATTTCTTTCACCTCTAGACAATTTCAACTTCTTCTCGCAGTGCATTCATAGCAACAAATGGTAGGGGAGGCTTAGGAGAAGCTTCATGGGTCCAGTGGCGGTAGAAGGGGCTAGAGCCCCTCCAGACCCACCGCTGGATCAGGCCATAATTACACCATTGCTGAGTAAGATAAATAAAGAGAATAGATTCTGGATCCGAGTCATGTTGTAAACtctaatttcttcttcttcttcttcaaagATATATAGCTCTTCTGTGCATTCTTAAAAAAAAGTATAGAACTGATGCGTGCATAGACATACTTAGtactcaaccccccccccccccccccccacacacacacacacatcagtTATTACTTTATCATTCATGTGGAAAGTTTATAGAACACAACCATCATTTTGGGTAAGGTTTATGGAAAACAACAACCAGAGAGTAAAGTTTATTTAGCCATGTTTGGATGGTTCAGTTCATAGATGCAAAAAAGTGCCCTATGTATTCTTTTCTACTTTATGGGTTATTCTTAGTAAAACTGTAAATGCTGTTTAGTGGTGCAAAAGAAATCATGGAAGGAGAAAAAGGTACTACTGCTCATCACTTATCTTCATGTGGAATTTCGCCATGATCGTGTCTGCACGATTGGCAACTGCAACAACTCTGCAAAGCTTTTCAGTGTTACAAAGGGATAAGCGAGCGAGAGACCACCAATAATGGCTGCGAAGTTGATATGGCACCATCAACTAACATAATGTAAAAGCAGTACTGTTCAGCATTATACTCCATCCACTATCATTAGCTAGCCCCTTCAGTTCCCTTCCTTGGAGATATTAGTGGATGCCACGTACGCTATCCTTATTAGTCACTATATATAACAGTATAAAtataatgatgatgatggtgcaTGCTCtcctttatttcgaaacaagtggCACAACCGCGCAGCCTGTTGGAGAGTGGTGTTGAACTACAGGCGAATTGATAGTTTTTCTTATTATCAGCTTAGGCAAGGAGAAGAAATAGATAAAGCATTCCATCCTTAGACCTTACAGTTGTTTTATTTTCTTCATGAAAGATTCGCCATTTTTTACCCCAGGTTTGATGGTGAGACTACTGTTTTATTGGAGTTGATAGACTGACATGCCTGCAAGCACGTTGCTATTGACTCTAGTCCGACTGATAATACGTTGTAACCAAGAAGTTGATATAATTCAACTATTGGAATTGATCTTGGCTTAGTTAAAGAGGACCTAGTTCTAAAGAGGCTAACTGCCCATGAGAATACGGTCACATTGGAATAAGCCTTACTCATGATCAGTGGACCTATCCAACTGCTAAATGGCCAGGTCCCGGGCCACCACGAGCTATAAGAAAGGGCAGCCACCCCTTCTCTCAGTGATGAGAAAGTGCAGCCTCTGCCCTAACCCCCTAGTCAGGTCAGCTCGCGAGTGTCACCGAAGACCATCGCCGGCCACCATCCATTCTGTGATGGTGTTATACTTCCGGTGTTCATCCTCATCGCGTCTGCTTCCTCAAACAGGCACGTACGGGAACGTCAGTAGCCATAAGTGGATCTACAGACTACAGATCCATATATAAGTGATTAAATTCTAATCATTTGCAGTTCATAGGTGTTCATGTAATTAGGCTACCTAATCCTAAGATTAAGTTATGTTAGTTTTCTAACATCAGCCTATTGTATTACGGTTCTATTTGGCATGGCTCCAACTCCAAATTGCATGGAACTGAGCTATAGCTATATAGCTGCTAATAATCCAAACTAAATTAGCATTACCACTGCAGCCATGAAAGTGATGGCCTATATTTGCTAATTCAGTACTCCTAatgtaacatcccgtaattttACGGAATGCTATAGTCTTCAAAAATAcgaaatttcaaaaactttttgcgtGGAAGTGTTAGTAGCTAGGAACACTCAAGGGATAATGCTATTCTTTCCCAAATTCTTAAGAA
This portion of the Panicum virgatum strain AP13 chromosome 2N, P.virgatum_v5, whole genome shotgun sequence genome encodes:
- the LOC120662219 gene encoding transcription factor JAMYB-like — encoded protein: MAAPDQREMMMSSNEESSVAPGDLCRGPWTVEEDLLLVNYIAAHGEGRWNALARCAGLRRTGKSCRLRWLNYLRPDLRRGSITAQEQLLILELHSRWGNRWSKIAQHLPGRTDNEIKNYWRTRVQKHARQLNCDVNSQRFKDLMRYLWMPRLLERIGDDARATATPPHLPAGPVDDVEVELSCTTAASSSSVSTPTDGTQQQQQQLVSPPAPPATSAFGESAPSGYDGSYSSYSNTGTMWDTLCHPPQTDYHPTTAHLEAAACSWSDESLLAPGLSLPYGDMGMVGLPELADTMWGAGADDLWYTQIMGL